The nucleotide sequence CAACGAAGTCTATCCCCATCCTGTCCAGGATATCTACCGTCTCCAGGAGCGTGTGGGGTGTACCCATGGGAGAGCAGCCGGTAAAGAAAACCACATCTACAGGGTTGGGGTTATCCGGGACCTTCTTTATCCAGCGTGTCTCTGACGGCTTGATCTGTAAGGCAGAAAAAACGTGGGCAAAGTTGTAGCGGTGTCCGGGCATATACTGATAGTTGAGAGGATGTGCTTTCCTGCCTGCCTTGTGTACCTTGACCAAGGCAGACATGAAGGCGGAGTAAGGGATCAATTTCTCCGGGCAGGCTTTGGCGCAAAGGCCGCACGCCCCGCTGCAACTGCACAGCATATCATAGGCTTCCTCAGAAACCTCGCCTCCCCTCAGCAAGCCTGTGATTTTTTCGATGATGGCTTGTGGGCCCTTATGAGCAAATTTTGTTAGCGGGAAGAGGGGGCAGACCTCCAGGCAATCTCCGCAGTTGGTACATTTTTCCGCGAACCGCCTTCCTCTATAGTCAAAGTATTCAGCCATGTTGCTGTACTTTGTGGTCATATCTCATCCATTCTCCTCTAATCCTTGGTCGCCGTACCCTCATCCCGAGCTACGGAAGTTGCTCTCAGCCTAGCAACCGACTAGCGATCATCCTTTGGGTTTGGTTGTCTCAGCGTCTTCAAGTGTTACTTTGGTCGTAGGACCTGTCGGAAAGCCTCCCTTGGCAGAAGCCTGAAACCGTGCGGAGTTTGCTGGCGGTGTGAAGCGAGTTACCGCGACCGAGCCAATATGGCCTTAACCAGTTTTGAGACATCGCTGCGCACTCTCGCCAGATCCGCTTCATTGGGACGGCCTCTTATATCGCCCAGTCTCCCCATAGTATTACCTTCCTCCCAATTTCGAAACTGCCCCACTACATACCATTCGTCAGCCACATCGAAGCCAAGGTGCTCAAAGAACTGCCTCATGTACTTGCCCGCAGTAGTAGCTTCGCTTATCCCAGTATGGGGGCCAGAGTATGTACAGAATACGACAGCGGTTTTGCCGGGTATCTTGGGCGCACATAGCTTGATGTCGCCTCTCTCCCTGTGCAATTTCAGCTTGTCTTTGATGAAGCGCATCACTGGCTCTGCGGGCAAGAATTCGATCGACGGTGATCCAAGAAAGACCAGGTCGTAGTCGTACAGTTCCTGTTCTGAAGCATCTTGTACCCTGAGCAGGAGTGACTCCACTTTCTCGTCGATGAGACTATTATGTATAGTATCGGCGACCTTCTTCGTGTTCCCAGTACCTGAGTAATAGACCACCAATGCCTTCAGCCTTTGCTTATTAGTCAATTTCCTTCGCCTCCAAGCCTCTTTGCTTCTTTGATTATCGAAATTCTCACCACTGGTGAGGCAATTATACAATGTTCGCCGTCCTAAAAGGCAACTTCAGGTTTCAAGAAATCGGAGCCATCGACTAGAACCAAGTAGTGTGGTGAGCTGAAGCTTTGGGATAGGTTCAACTCTTCTTGATAGTGGTAGTTGTCAGACGCAGCGCTTTGAAATCAGGGTCAGAGCGAGCAAGCACGAGCCCGACATGTCCCACGCTAACAAGCACATGAAGCTCATTGAGGATGAACTGTTCCAGTCAATTGGCCGGTTGGGGTCAGGTCGTGGACCTGCCCCCCCGTTCCGTTTTTCCCAACAGGGGCTGAACCTGCCCTAAGGTTTCTTCTCTCGATGCCAGACTGATGTGCCCCGTCACCCAGCAGCTATGCTTCCTTCTTTGGCGTGAACTTGGTTAGGCCGGTTGTCCAGCCACCGTCAACCACTGCCGACGTGCCGGTGACGTAAGACGAGTCGTCAGAAGCAAGGTACAGCGCCACCTTAGCCACTTCCTCCGGTTGCGCGAATCTCCCCATGGCTGGCGGCTGTCGGAATAGCGGCGGATGGTCGGCATCGGAGGAGGCCCATATCGGAGTCTGTATGCCACCGGGGCAAATGCAGTTGACCCTGATGTTCTTGTCCGCATACTCCAGGGCCATGGTCTTGGTCAACTGGATGACCCCTGCCTTGGATGCGCCGTAGGCCGGCAAACCGGGCAGGCCAATTATGCCCGCAGTGGAGGCGGTATTGATGATGATGCCGCCACCCTGTTTTATCATTA is from Chloroflexota bacterium and encodes:
- a CDS encoding nitric oxide synthase, giving the protein MYNCLTSGENFDNQRSKEAWRRRKLTNKQRLKALVVYYSGTGNTKKVADTIHNSLIDEKVESLLLRVQDASEQELYDYDLVFLGSPSIEFLPAEPVMRFIKDKLKLHRERGDIKLCAPKIPGKTAVVFCTYSGPHTGISEATTAGKYMRQFFEHLGFDVADEWYVVGQFRNWEEGNTMGRLGDIRGRPNEADLARVRSDVSKLVKAILARSR
- a CDS encoding glucose 1-dehydrogenase; its protein translation is MGKLDGKVALITGAGSGIGRATALLFAKEGAKVVVADYVPQGGHETVKMIEEAGGQAVFVEVNVSRSADVQKMIKLALDTFGRLDILFNNAGIQGNFAMTVDTPEETWDNIMATNLKGVFLGSKYAIPIMIKQGGGIIINTASTAGIIGLPGLPAYGASKAGVIQLTKTMALEYADKNIRVNCICPGGIQTPIWASSDADHPPLFRQPPAMGRFAQPEEVAKVALYLASDDSSYVTGTSAVVDGGWTTGLTKFTPKKEA